A single genomic interval of Brevinematia bacterium harbors:
- a CDS encoding NAD+ synthase: MRIGIGQINPTVGDIEANFLKIAEFTDLALEKNCDIVVFPELSLTGYPPEDLLKNKAFIKHQQIFLDKLKSKFSGIIGIVGFANLENDVLYNSSGIFFNNQMYIYNKTKLPNYGVFDEKRYFAEGNKGLVLNIGNSESKIGITICEDIWYPEGVISDEIVKGHANIIVNISASPYQIGKVEERIEMLKTRARDFRTFIIYANLVGGQDELVFDGNSLVVSPEGKVLAKAKAFEEEILVVDIFTEETMSKRLLDPRYVFLLERYTPDYEVEKVSLDYTIKEQKDKIPSNVEPLLTEEEEILKALETSIRDYITKNKFSKVVIGISGGIDSAVVAYICTKALGKENVVGVSMPSRFSSEDTRRDAKRICQNLGIKFLEISIENIFKTYLSELEPFLENKGWDVTEENIQARIRGNILMALSNKFGWIVVATGNKSELSMGYATLYGDMVGGFALIKDLYKTTVYKLANYINQRERTEVIPKSVIERPPSAELRDNQKDEDTLPPYPILDKILKKYLEEEKSSREISEETNIDLQLVENVIKTVNQNEYKRRQAPIGTKVTFRSFGKDRRYPITNQFKKI; this comes from the coding sequence ATGCGTATTGGAATAGGACAAATAAATCCAACCGTTGGAGATATAGAAGCAAACTTTCTAAAGATTGCAGAATTTACTGATCTAGCCTTAGAAAAAAACTGTGATATTGTAGTATTCCCCGAACTTTCACTGACAGGATATCCACCAGAAGATTTGCTCAAAAATAAGGCCTTTATAAAGCATCAGCAAATCTTTCTTGACAAACTCAAGTCAAAATTCTCAGGAATAATCGGAATAGTAGGTTTTGCAAACCTAGAAAACGATGTCCTGTATAACTCTTCAGGAATATTCTTTAATAACCAGATGTATATATACAACAAGACAAAACTTCCAAACTATGGAGTGTTTGACGAGAAAAGATACTTTGCCGAAGGAAACAAAGGATTAGTCCTGAACATAGGTAATTCCGAATCAAAAATAGGTATAACAATATGCGAGGATATCTGGTATCCGGAAGGTGTAATAAGCGATGAAATAGTAAAAGGGCACGCAAATATAATAGTAAATATTTCAGCATCACCCTATCAGATTGGTAAAGTAGAAGAGAGAATTGAAATGCTTAAGACCAGAGCAAGAGATTTCAGAACATTCATCATCTACGCTAACCTTGTGGGCGGACAGGACGAATTAGTATTTGATGGAAACAGCCTAGTAGTCTCACCTGAGGGCAAAGTTCTTGCAAAAGCAAAAGCATTTGAAGAGGAAATATTAGTAGTGGACATCTTCACAGAAGAAACTATGTCCAAAAGACTCTTGGACCCAAGATATGTTTTCCTACTAGAGAGGTATACTCCTGATTACGAAGTTGAAAAAGTAAGCCTAGATTATACTATCAAAGAGCAAAAGGATAAAATTCCAAGTAATGTTGAGCCATTGCTTACAGAAGAAGAGGAGATTTTGAAAGCCCTTGAAACTAGCATAAGGGACTACATAACCAAAAACAAGTTCTCTAAGGTGGTTATAGGAATAAGTGGAGGAATAGATTCAGCAGTAGTAGCATATATATGCACTAAAGCTCTAGGGAAGGAAAATGTAGTTGGTGTGAGTATGCCATCAAGGTTTTCATCTGAAGACACTCGCAGAGATGCTAAAAGAATCTGTCAAAACCTAGGAATAAAGTTTCTAGAAATTTCCATTGAGAATATATTCAAAACATACCTTTCGGAACTAGAACCATTTCTTGAGAACAAAGGATGGGATGTAACTGAGGAAAATATTCAAGCAAGAATAAGAGGAAATATCCTAATGGCTTTATCAAATAAGTTTGGTTGGATAGTAGTAGCAACAGGTAACAAAAGCGAACTAAGCATGGGCTATGCCACTCTCTACGGTGATATGGTCGGAGGATTTGCACTGATAAAGGATCTATACAAAACCACTGTCTATAAGCTAGCCAACTACATAAATCAAAGAGAAAGAACTGAAGTTATACCAAAAAGCGTAATAGAACGCCCCCCATCTGCAGAACTTAGAGACAATCAAAAGGACGAAGACACACTACCACCTTACCCAATCCTAGACAAAATCCTAAAAAAATACCTAGAAGAGGAAAAATCCTCTAGGGAAATATCAGAAGAAACAAACATAGACCTACAACTGGTAGAGAATGTGATCAAAACAGTAAACCAGAACGAATACAAACGAAGGCAAGCCCCAATAGGCACCAAAGTAACTTTCAGATCCTTCGGAAAAGACAGAAGATACCCTATCACTAACCAGTTCAAAAAAATCTAA
- a CDS encoding sigma-70 family RNA polymerase sigma factor — protein sequence MKKRKEDINTNDLINQNPTKVQEELNKILDEARNNFSDSENVVLKYFKTVEKFPLLTREEEVSLAKRAAEGDKEARAKLILSNLRFVVSVAKSYIGTGIPIADLISEGNVGLMIAVDKFDYKRGLHFISYAVWWIRQSILKYISERSRLVRFPMNRTNELLKIEKFIREYEVENGATPSIETIAKALNLKEKDVQILLNRKS from the coding sequence ATGAAAAAACGAAAAGAGGATATAAATACCAATGACCTTATTAATCAAAATCCCACAAAAGTGCAAGAAGAGTTAAACAAGATATTGGATGAAGCTAGAAACAATTTTTCTGACAGTGAGAATGTAGTGTTAAAGTATTTTAAGACTGTAGAAAAGTTTCCACTTCTGACCAGAGAGGAAGAAGTGAGTTTAGCTAAAAGAGCAGCCGAGGGAGATAAGGAAGCAAGGGCAAAATTGATTCTTTCTAATTTAAGGTTTGTGGTAAGTGTAGCGAAAAGTTACATAGGAACTGGAATACCAATTGCTGATTTAATAAGTGAAGGTAATGTCGGTCTGATGATAGCGGTAGATAAATTTGACTACAAAAGAGGATTGCACTTTATTTCTTATGCTGTTTGGTGGATAAGGCAATCAATTCTGAAATATATTTCTGAAAGGTCAAGACTTGTCAGGTTTCCTATGAATAGGACAAACGAACTTTTGAAAATAGAAAAGTTCATAAGAGAGTATGAGGTTGAGAATGGTGCAACCCCGTCAATTGAAACTATAGCAAAAGCTTTAAATCTTAAGGAAAAAGATGTTCAGATACTCCTTAACAGAAAGAGC